A window from Methanosarcinales archaeon encodes these proteins:
- the sucD gene encoding succinate--CoA ligase subunit alpha has protein sequence MSIFVDKNTRLIVQGITGHVGTFETRLMLQAGTRIVGGVTPGKGGRTVEGVPVFNTVQECVDSTEANTSIIFVPPPFAASAILEAEDSGIELIVCITEGIPVKDMVRVFRSNEGNDMRLVGPNCPGITSPGQARVGIMPDSIFVPGRVGVVSRSGTLTYEVVDALSKNGIGQSTCVGIGGDPLIGTSFIDTLEMFQNDPDTSAIVLIGEIGGTAEQEAAKYIREHITKPVVGYVVGISAPPGKTMGHAGAIISGGGGTAKEKIQALEGAGVAVAESPEDVAVKIKELI, from the coding sequence ATGAGTATATTTGTGGATAAAAATACACGGCTGATCGTACAGGGAATTACCGGTCATGTGGGTACGTTTGAGACCAGGCTTATGCTGCAGGCCGGCACCCGAATTGTAGGTGGTGTCACTCCAGGCAAAGGCGGTCGTACCGTGGAAGGAGTGCCAGTTTTCAACACTGTACAGGAATGCGTGGATTCAACTGAAGCAAACACCTCAATTATTTTTGTTCCCCCTCCCTTTGCAGCCAGTGCCATCCTCGAGGCGGAAGATTCTGGTATTGAACTTATTGTGTGTATAACAGAAGGAATACCGGTAAAAGATATGGTCAGGGTATTTCGAAGTAACGAGGGTAATGATATGAGGCTGGTCGGCCCCAATTGTCCTGGAATTACTTCACCAGGCCAGGCCAGGGTGGGTATCATGCCAGATTCGATCTTTGTGCCAGGTCGTGTGGGAGTTGTATCACGCAGCGGCACCCTTACGTATGAGGTTGTGGATGCATTAAGCAAGAACGGAATTGGACAGTCCACCTGCGTGGGTATAGGTGGCGACCCACTTATCGGAACTTCGTTCATTGATACACTTGAAATGTTCCAGAACGATCCTGATACTTCGGCTATTGTTCTGATCGGTGAGATCGGGGGTACGGCCGAGCAGGAAGCTGCTAAATATATCAGGGAGCATATCACCAAGCCTGTTGTGGGTTATGTGGTAGGGATCAGCGCTCCACCCGGGAAGACCATGGGGCATGCCGGTGCTATAATCAGCGGTGGCGGTGGGACTGCAAAGGAGAAGATACAGGCGCTGGAGGGGGCTGGGGTGGCGGTGGCTGAGAGTCCTGAGGATGTGGCTGTAAAGATAAAGGAATTGATATAG